Genomic window (Streptococcus porcinus):
GAATATTTCTGTCTCACCTGGAGCTTCATCAGTACCAGCAAACATGGAACCAAGCATAACAGCATTTCCACCAGCAGCTAAAGCTTTCACAATATCACCTGAGTATTTAATTCCACCATCAGCAATAATCGTTTTACCATATTCCTTAGCAACAGTTGCTGCATCATAAATTGCTGTAACTTGAGGTACCCCAACACCTGCAACAACACGCGTCGTACAAATCGAACCAGGACCAATTCCAACTTTTACTACATCGACACCCGCATCATATAAAGCGCGTGCCCCTTCAGCAGTTGCAATATTTCCAGCAATAAGTGTTTTGTCAGGAAAGTGAGCACGAATCTCAGCAATTTTTCTCAAAACACCTGCTGAGTGTCCGTGAGCTGTATCAATTACAATCGCATCAGCACCCGCTTCGAATAAAGCTTCTGCACGATCAAAAGTGTCTGAAGTAACACCAACTGCAGCAGCGACAAGTAAGCGGCCAAAAGTGTCTTTAGCAGCATTAGGAAACTCAATAACCTTTTCAATATCTTTAATTGTGATAAGACCAGATAAACGACCGCTATCATCTATCAGCGGTAATTTTTCAATACGATGCTGATGTAAAATTTGTTCTGCAGTTGCTAAATCTGTTCCAACTTCTGCAGTTACTAATTTGTCACTTGTCATATGTTCAGAAATTGGTGAATCATAATCACTAATAAAACGCATATCACGATTTGTAATGATACCAACTAATTTACGGTTCCCCATTGTTTCAACAATAGGAACACCACTAATTCTATAACGTTGCATAAGTTCTTCAGCTTCAGCAACTTTATGATTTGGAGTTAAGAAAAATGGATCAATAATAACTCCATTCTCAGAACGTTTTACCTTACGGACTTCTTCTGCCTGTTCAATGATTGACATATTTTTATGGATAACACCTAATCCACCAGCACGC
Coding sequences:
- the guaB gene encoding IMP dehydrogenase, yielding MSNWDTKFLKKGFTFDDVLLIPAESHVLPNEVNMQTKLAKNLTLNIPIISAAMDTVTDSRMAIAIARAGGLGVIHKNMSIIEQAEEVRKVKRSENGVIIDPFFLTPNHKVAEAEELMQRYRISGVPIVETMGNRKLVGIITNRDMRFISDYDSPISEHMTSDKLVTAEVGTDLATAEQILHQHRIEKLPLIDDSGRLSGLITIKDIEKVIEFPNAAKDTFGRLLVAAAVGVTSDTFDRAEALFEAGADAIVIDTAHGHSAGVLRKIAEIRAHFPDKTLIAGNIATAEGARALYDAGVDVVKVGIGPGSICTTRVVAGVGVPQVTAIYDAATVAKEYGKTIIADGGIKYSGDIVKALAAGGNAVMLGSMFAGTDEAPGETEIFQGRKFKTYRGMGSIAAMKKGSSDRYFQGSVNEANKLVPEGIEGRVAYKGAVSDIVFQMLGGIRSGMGYVGAASINDLHNKAQFIEMSGAGLIESHPHDVHITNEAPNYSVH